Proteins encoded together in one Telopea speciosissima isolate NSW1024214 ecotype Mountain lineage chromosome 6, Tspe_v1, whole genome shotgun sequence window:
- the LOC122666197 gene encoding LRR receptor-like serine/threonine-protein kinase GSO2 produces MGGYAFFFSLLALFSFFGLQLVYGNVELRALMEMKVALDPENKFLSSWTSDGDPCSGSFEGVACNDHGKVANISLQGKGLSGKVPSAIAGLKCLSGLYLHYNYLSGEIPREISNLTDLSDLYLNVNNLSGSIPPEIGNMASLQVLQLCYNQLTGSIPTQLGSLKKLSVLALQDNRLTGAIPASLGELQTLTRLDLSYNHLFGSIPAKLADVPQLEVLDVRSNTLSGNVPPALKKLNGGFQYGNNSDLCGVAFSTLRACTATDQLNPNRPEPFASGTSGIATKDIPESANVRVHCNQTDCSNPSRSPQVAVVVGVVAITVALTVTGLLTFSWYRRRKQKIGSAFDSSEGRLSTDQAKEIHRKSASTLISLEYSNGWDPLADGRNVSGFSQEVLRLFRFNLEEVESATQHFSEVNLLGKSNFSAIYKGILRDGSVVAIKSINKTSCKTEEADFLMGLNILTSLRHENLVGLRGFCCSRGRGECFLIYDFVPNGNLLQYLDVKDGNSRVLEWSTRVFIINGIAKGIEYLHSNKPTKPALVHQNISAEKVLIDQRFKPLISDSGLHKLLADDIVFSVLKASAAMGYLAPEYTNTGRFTEKSDVYAFGVIVFQILAGRRMITQSMRIGAESCKFEEFMDKHLDGKFLEAEAAKLTRIALTCTHDSPNHRPNMETVVQELNKCSSSS; encoded by the exons ATGGGTGGTTAtgcttttttcttctctcttcttgctcttttttcattttttggtctGCAACTGGTTTACGGGAATGTGGAGCTGAGAGCGCTCATGGAGATGAAAGTGGCTCTGGACCCTGAAAACAAGTTCCTTTCTTCTTGGACTAGTGATGGTGATCCATGCAGTGGCTCGTTTGAAGGTGTTGCCTGTAACGATCATGGCAAAGTAGCTAATATCTCTTTGCAGGGGAAGGGTCTTTCTGGCAAGGTTCCTTCTGCTATTGCTGGCCTTAAATGCTTGTCTGGTCTCTACCTTCACTACAACTATTTGTCTGGAGAGATACCCAGAGAAATTTCAAATCTAACTGATCTCTCTGATCTGTATCTTAATGTCAATAACCTCTCTGGGAGCATTCCGCCTGAAATAGGAAACATGGCTAGTCTCCAAG TTCTTCAGCTTTGTTATAACCAGCTGACTGGGAGCATACCGACACAGTTAGGGTCTCTGAAGAAGCTAAGCGTTCTTGCTCTGCAAGATAATCGATTAACCGGTGCGATTCCTGCTAGCTTGGGAGAGCTGCAGACGCTAACAAGGTTGGACTTGAGCTATAATCACTTATTTGGTTCAATTCCGGCAAAACTAGCTGATGTTCCTCAACTGGAAGTTCTAGACGTTCGTAGCAATACTCTTTCGGGCAATGTTCCTCCTG CTCTGAAGAAATTAAATGGAGGATTCCAGTACGGGAACAACTCGGACTTATGTGGAGTTGCTTTTTCTACTTTGAGAGCTTGCACCGCTACGGATCAGTTGAACCCTAACAGACCAGAACCCTTTGCATCTGGTACAAGTGGTATTGCAACAAAAGACATACCAGAGTCTGCAAATGTCCGAGTGCATTGCAACCAGACCGATTGCTCAAATCCATCAAGAAGCCCTCAAGTTGCAGTTGTTGTTGGAGTTGTTGCAATCACTGTTGCATTGACGGTTACCGGACTTCTGACTTTCTCGTGGTACCGTCGCCGGAAACAGAAGATCGGTAGTGCTTTTGATTCTTCAGAGGGTCGTCTTAGTACTGATCAGGCCAAAGAGATCCACAGGAAGAGTGCTTCTACACTCATCAGTCTTGAGTACTCCAATGGATGGGATCCATTGGCTGATGGACGGAATGTTAGTGGGTTCTCTCAGGAAGTTCTTAGGTTATTTAGGTTCAATCTGGAAGAGGTGGAATCTGCTACTCAGCATTTCTCAGAGGTGAATCTGTTGGGGAAGAGCAACTTCTCTGCTATCTACAAGGGGATTTTAAGAGATGGGTCTGTTGTTGCTATCAAGAGCATCAATAAGACTAGTTGTAAGACAGAGGAAGCTGATTTCTTGATGGGTTTGAACATATTAACCTCTTTGAGACACGAAAACCTTGTTGGGTTGAGAGGTTTTTGTTGTTCCAGAGGCAGGGGTGAGTGTTTCCTCATCTACGATTTTGTTCCTAATGGGAACTTGCTTCAGTATCTTGATGTGAAGGATGGCAACAGCCGGGTTCTTGAATGGTCAACCAGAGTTTTCATCATCAATGGCATTGCCAAag GTATTGAATATTTACACAGCAACAAACCTACCAAACCTGCTCTAGTTCACCAAAACATATCGGCAGAGAAGGTGCTCATTGACCAGCGATTCAAGCCTTTGATCTCGGACTCTGGACTGCACAAGCTCCTGGCTGATGACATTGTCTTCTCAGTACTCAAGGCCAGTGCTGCTATGGGATACCTAGCTCCAGAGTACACTAACACTGGCCGATTTACCGAGAAGAGTGATGTTTACGCATTTGGGGTAATCGTATTCCAGATCCTCGCTGGAAGAAGGATGATCACCCAGTCAATGCGAATTGGAGCTGAATCATGCAAGTTTGAAGAATTCATGGATAAGCATCTTGATGGGAAGTTCCTTGAAGCTGAGGCAGCTAAACTGACGAGAATAGCATTGACTTGCACACATGACTCACCTAACCATAGGCCCAACATGGAAACTGTGGTTCAAGAACTGAACAAATGCAGTAGCAGTTCTTGA
- the LOC122666198 gene encoding putative transferase At4g12130, mitochondrial, translating into MMHLFKPSFRILRTVNSSRSLHYSSAKLFPCRQTQLDDVGPVASLLKSRSVIRFRGPDTIKFLQGLLTNDVTRFDEAHKEKTSTLPTPNLSTVSAPPLYAALLTPQGRFLYDLFLYRPPRPADKLNRTGSGPGSDPSEEFELLADVDAAILDELLQCFKKYRVRSKVEIENVAENFCCWQRFGGDASDKSSSVEEPDAASVGWGGGVDQAGMSAAQGNNLGWQWFKDPRLDCLGFRGIFPSNTIPPLVESDKEIDEQNYFRWRYEKGVAEGSTEIPKGEAIPLEYNFAGLNAISFDKGCYVGQELIARTHHRGVIRKRVLPLSFVDESGKGISEKVDSVPGSNIVFSDTKKKVGTVTAALGCEGLGLLKLEETFKGSGKLIVETQENVHVKVIRPEWWPAEWFQDLQQDSAVA; encoded by the exons ATGATGCATCTTTTCAAGCCATCTTTTAGAATTCTCAGAACCGTCaacagtagcaggagcctccaTTACTCATCCGCGAAGCTTTTCCCTTGCCGGCAAACCCAACTCGATGACGTCGGTCCTGTGGCTTCTCTTCTCAAGAGTCGGTCCGTGATTAGGTTCCGTGGCCCCGATACCATAAAGTTTCTACAAGGCCTTTTGACTAACGATGTCACCCGATTCGATGAAGCCCACAAAGAGAAAACGTCTACGTTGCCTACACCCAATCTTTCCACTGTGTCTGCTCCGCCGCTCTATGCTGCATTGCTGACTCCTCAGGGGAGATTCCTTTATGACCTTTTCCTCTATCGGCCTCCACGCCCTGCTGACAAGCTTAATAGAACAGGTTCTGGACCCGGTTCAGACCCCAGTGAGGAATTCGAGTTGTTAGCAGATGTTGATGCTGCTATCTTGGATGAGCTCCTGCAGTGCTTCAAGAA ATACAGAGTGAGGTCTAAGGTTGAGATTGAGAATGTGGCTGAAAATTTTTGTTGCTGGCAACGTTTTGGTGGAGATGCTTCTGATAAATCCTCATCTGTTGAAGAGCCTGATGCTGCATCTGTTGGATGGGGTGGTGGAGTTGATCAGGCTGGGATGTCAGCTGCCCAGGGAAATAATCTTGGATGGCAATGGTTCAAGGATCCTAGACTGGATTGTCTTGGTTTCAGGGGGATCTTTCCATCCAATACAATAC CACCACTGGTTGAGTCTGACAAAGAAATTGATGAGCAAAATTACTTTCGATGGAGGTATGAGAAAGGAGTTGCAGAGGGTTCAACTGAGATTCCAAAAG GTGAAGCTATTCCCCTTGAATACAATTTTGCTGGACTAAATGCAATCAGCTTCGACAAGGGATGCTATGTAGGCCAAGAACTCATTGCCCGTACACACCATCGTGGTGTTATTCGTAAGCGTGTGCTTCCCTTAAGCTTTGTTGATGAATCTGGAAAAG GAATATCGGAGAAGGTTGATTCAGTTCCAGGGTCAAATATAGTTTTTTCTGATACTAAGAAAAAGGTTGGGACTGTGACAGCAGCACTTGGGTGTGAGGGGTTGGGACTGTTGAAGCTGGAGGAAACCTTCAAAGGATCAGGCAAACTGATTGTTGAAACTCAGGAAAATGTGCATGTTAAGGTCATTCGACCAGAATGGTGGCCTGCCGAATGGTTTCAGGACCTTCAACAGGATAGTGCTGTTGCCTAA